A region of Myxococcus stipitatus DSM 14675 DNA encodes the following proteins:
- a CDS encoding NAD-dependent epimerase/dehydratase family protein, whose translation MKTSRRKFLQYSAAGASLLALPSETFAAPKKGAKKRILILGGTGFLGPAVVEAARARGHTLTLFNRGKTRPELFPGVEKLRGDRDPNKDEGLKALQGRKWDAVVDTSGYYPRMVKASASLLAPHVKQYVFISSVSAYASDKTPGEDESGPTATLADPTVETMGKEFEFYGGLKRACEEAAEAAMPGRVTNVRPGYIVGPDDRSDRFTYWPVRFDKGGEMLAPGTPKDPLQVIDARDLAEWLVLLIEGQVNGVFNAVGPGEAWSMGAMLDTCRKVTGKDTKVTWVPADFLEKQGETGDVRLPIYMPPTGTSAGTHLRSNAKAVKTGLKFRPVDVTVRDTLAYFKGLPEERRSKARAGLPAEREAELLALWHKAQEAKPAAPTAPAPVPAASSKGG comes from the coding sequence ATGAAGACCTCGCGTAGGAAGTTCCTGCAGTATTCCGCCGCGGGAGCGTCGTTGCTGGCGCTCCCCTCCGAAACATTCGCCGCGCCCAAGAAGGGCGCGAAGAAGCGCATCCTCATCCTCGGGGGCACGGGCTTCCTGGGGCCCGCCGTGGTGGAGGCCGCGCGTGCCCGGGGCCACACGCTCACGCTCTTCAACCGAGGCAAGACGCGCCCGGAGCTCTTCCCCGGCGTGGAGAAGCTGCGGGGAGACCGGGACCCCAACAAGGACGAGGGCCTCAAGGCGTTGCAGGGCCGCAAGTGGGACGCGGTGGTGGACACGTCGGGCTACTACCCGCGCATGGTGAAGGCGTCGGCGTCGCTGCTGGCGCCCCACGTGAAGCAGTATGTCTTCATCTCCAGCGTGTCCGCGTACGCCAGCGACAAGACGCCGGGCGAGGACGAGTCAGGCCCGACGGCGACGCTCGCGGACCCCACCGTGGAGACGATGGGCAAGGAGTTCGAGTTCTACGGCGGTCTCAAGCGGGCGTGCGAAGAAGCCGCGGAGGCGGCCATGCCCGGGCGCGTGACGAACGTTCGTCCGGGCTACATCGTCGGACCGGATGACCGCTCGGACCGGTTCACGTACTGGCCGGTGCGCTTCGACAAGGGCGGGGAGATGCTGGCGCCCGGGACACCCAAGGACCCGCTGCAGGTCATCGACGCGCGAGACCTGGCCGAGTGGCTGGTGCTGCTCATCGAGGGCCAGGTGAATGGCGTCTTCAACGCGGTGGGGCCCGGAGAGGCGTGGTCGATGGGCGCGATGCTCGACACGTGTCGCAAGGTGACGGGCAAGGACACGAAGGTGACGTGGGTGCCGGCGGACTTCCTGGAGAAGCAAGGTGAGACGGGCGACGTGCGGCTCCCCATCTACATGCCGCCCACGGGCACCAGCGCGGGCACGCACCTGCGCAGCAACGCGAAGGCCGTGAAGACGGGCCTGAAGTTCCGTCCGGTGGACGTCACCGTCCGCGACACGCTGGCGTACTTCAAGGGGCTGCCCGAGGAGCGCCGCAGCAAGGCCCGCGCGGGACTCCCGGCCGAGCGCGAGGCGGAGCTGCTGGCGCTGTGGCACAAGGCCCAGGAGGCGAAGCCCGCGGCCCCGACGGCCCCCGCGCCCGTGCCCGCTGCTTCCAGCAAGGGCGGGTAG
- a CDS encoding VWA domain-containing protein, with the protein MLSRMLTRHGSRILASACFALCVLTGTSARAFTEEHVVILIDRSGSMRTTRASGLTRFEEALTRGRDFVQMPNALPRLFAVWSFEGSTYRREQDFKDGATTLATLGRLSAGVGTTPLALSVCDAADVLLQFAPGVDARKVVHLISDGEENSTPETTMCYGHPSTTKYPDLQEDSWEWKVRNMLKTGDPLRDSPNPFQLVFDADVFYNHIALTPTTAEPGEHPFLALMRGMAKDSGGKYTPIDDSRPLPIPGDTDANGCVDSKDYNFVMTHYGMSVPPADPRADLNGDAVVDFTDFAIVKRNLGRGCPAATRPLVPVQGVRE; encoded by the coding sequence ATGTTGTCTCGCATGCTGACTCGACACGGCTCGCGAATCCTCGCGAGTGCCTGCTTCGCGCTGTGCGTGTTGACGGGCACCTCGGCGCGGGCCTTCACCGAGGAGCACGTCGTCATCTTGATCGACCGCAGCGGCTCCATGCGGACGACGCGGGCGTCCGGGCTGACGCGCTTCGAAGAGGCGCTGACGCGAGGCCGGGACTTCGTGCAGATGCCCAATGCCCTGCCCCGGCTGTTCGCGGTCTGGTCCTTCGAGGGCAGCACCTACCGTCGTGAGCAGGACTTCAAGGACGGGGCGACGACGCTGGCGACGCTCGGGAGACTGAGCGCCGGCGTGGGCACGACGCCGCTCGCGCTGTCGGTCTGCGACGCGGCGGACGTGCTGCTCCAGTTCGCGCCGGGCGTCGACGCTCGCAAGGTCGTCCACCTCATCTCGGATGGCGAGGAGAACAGCACGCCCGAGACGACGATGTGTTACGGCCACCCCAGCACCACGAAGTATCCCGACCTCCAGGAGGACTCGTGGGAGTGGAAGGTCCGGAACATGCTCAAGACGGGGGACCCGCTGCGCGACAGCCCCAATCCCTTCCAGCTCGTCTTCGACGCGGATGTCTTCTACAACCACATCGCCCTCACCCCCACCACCGCGGAGCCGGGCGAGCATCCCTTCCTCGCGTTGATGCGAGGCATGGCGAAGGACTCGGGGGGCAAGTACACGCCCATCGATGACTCGCGCCCCCTGCCCATCCCGGGGGACACCGATGCGAACGGCTGCGTCGACTCGAAGGACTACAACTTCGTCATGACCCACTATGGGATGAGCGTCCCGCCCGCGGACCCCAGGGCGGACCTCAATGGCGATGCGGTGGTGGACTTCACGGACTTCGCCATCGTGAAACGGAACCTCGGCCGGGGCTGCCCCGCGGCGACCAGGCCGCTCGTGCCGGTCCAGGGGGTCCGCGAGTAG
- a CDS encoding RCC1 domain-containing protein: MAAPASRLALTLRWPLGLFLGVCLWLGCGQDLPQARAPVDQTRAALAGRASVARLSLGQYHSVGVHSDGSVWAWGFNRQGQLGNGLFTNSPTPVKVKNLTDAVAVASGDSHSLALRSDGTVWAWGDNYSGQLGTGSTAVSAEPVQVQGLSGVLSVASGFAHSAALRSDGTVWAWGDNRYRQLGPLTAGSSSVPVQVPGLGGVIAVAAGGNTTLALRADGTVWAWGDNRSGQLGDGTVTTRGNPLQVLGLTGVVTLSAGASHCVALRSNGTAWTWGLNTMGQLGDGTTTQRSVPAQVGLTDVMAAVAGNYHSLAVRSDGAVWAWGDNRYRQLGNGNMTSSLLPIQAGLSGGITLVAGFKHSLTLRADGTVWSWGDNVFGQLGDGTYQPRMSPVRVATTTLGNPGVASGQLHSVYRDSAGRVWSWGDNEDGQLGNGIGADKLTPALTGLTGAVSVVAGNRHTVVLKGDTTVWAWGVNSRGEVGDGTNANTSQPVRVLGLSGITAISAGAYHSLALRTDGTVWAWGFNRYGQLGNGGTVDQNQPVQVAGLSGVTAIAAGHSHSLALCGDGTVWAWGYNFDGQIGSGTNNWHILPVQAVGLSSVTAITAGGYHSLALRSDGTVWSWGYNGSGQLGNGALASLNAPGPVSNLTGVVSIAAGDYHSLALRSDGTVRAWGFNFDGQIGDGSLTNRHVPVMVAGMSGVVSVIAGDHHSMAMRSDGTTWAWGANTEGQLGDGTRNDSIIPVRVELF, from the coding sequence ATGGCCGCACCTGCATCGCGTCTGGCATTGACGTTGCGCTGGCCCCTGGGGCTCTTCCTGGGCGTGTGCCTGTGGCTGGGGTGTGGACAGGACCTCCCCCAGGCCCGGGCTCCGGTGGACCAGACACGGGCGGCGCTCGCGGGCCGCGCCTCCGTCGCCCGGCTGTCGCTGGGGCAATACCATTCGGTGGGGGTCCACTCGGATGGCTCGGTCTGGGCGTGGGGCTTCAATCGCCAGGGACAGCTCGGCAATGGCCTGTTCACCAACAGCCCGACCCCCGTGAAGGTGAAGAACCTCACGGACGCGGTGGCGGTGGCGTCGGGGGACTCTCACTCCCTGGCGCTGCGCAGCGACGGCACGGTGTGGGCCTGGGGCGACAACTATTCGGGGCAGCTGGGCACGGGGAGCACGGCGGTCAGCGCCGAGCCGGTCCAAGTGCAGGGCCTGTCGGGCGTGCTCTCCGTCGCCTCCGGGTTCGCCCACTCCGCGGCCCTGCGCAGCGACGGCACGGTGTGGGCCTGGGGCGACAATCGCTATCGCCAGCTGGGGCCGCTCACGGCGGGGAGCTCGTCCGTGCCCGTGCAGGTGCCGGGGCTCGGGGGGGTCATCGCGGTGGCGGCGGGTGGGAACACCACCCTGGCGCTGCGCGCGGACGGCACGGTGTGGGCATGGGGCGACAACCGGAGCGGGCAGCTCGGGGATGGGACGGTGACGACACGCGGCAATCCCTTGCAGGTGCTCGGCCTCACCGGCGTGGTGACGCTCTCCGCGGGGGCGTCGCACTGTGTGGCCTTGCGCTCGAATGGCACGGCGTGGACGTGGGGACTCAACACCATGGGGCAACTGGGAGATGGGACGACGACCCAGCGCTCCGTGCCCGCGCAGGTGGGGCTGACGGACGTCATGGCCGCGGTGGCGGGCAACTACCACTCGCTGGCGGTCCGCTCGGATGGCGCGGTGTGGGCGTGGGGCGACAATCGCTATCGCCAGCTGGGCAACGGGAACATGACCAGCAGCCTGCTGCCCATCCAGGCCGGACTCAGCGGCGGCATCACCCTGGTGGCGGGCTTCAAGCACTCGCTGACCCTGCGCGCGGACGGCACCGTGTGGTCCTGGGGTGACAATGTCTTCGGGCAGCTGGGAGATGGCACATACCAGCCTCGGATGTCCCCGGTGAGGGTGGCCACCACCACGCTCGGCAATCCGGGCGTGGCCTCGGGACAGCTGCACTCGGTCTACCGGGACTCGGCGGGGCGCGTGTGGAGCTGGGGCGACAACGAGGACGGGCAGCTGGGCAATGGAATCGGCGCCGACAAGCTGACGCCCGCGCTCACGGGCCTGACGGGCGCGGTGTCCGTGGTCGCCGGGAACCGGCACACGGTGGTCCTCAAGGGCGACACGACGGTCTGGGCCTGGGGCGTCAACAGCCGGGGCGAGGTCGGCGATGGGACGAACGCCAACACGTCGCAGCCCGTGCGCGTCCTCGGCCTGTCGGGCATCACCGCCATCTCCGCGGGGGCGTACCACTCGCTCGCGCTGCGGACGGACGGCACGGTGTGGGCCTGGGGGTTCAATCGCTACGGCCAGCTGGGCAACGGCGGCACGGTGGACCAGAACCAGCCCGTGCAGGTGGCGGGGCTCTCGGGGGTGACCGCCATCGCGGCGGGACACAGTCACTCGCTGGCGCTGTGCGGCGACGGCACGGTGTGGGCCTGGGGCTACAACTTCGACGGGCAGATTGGGAGCGGGACGAACAACTGGCACATCCTGCCCGTGCAGGCCGTGGGCCTGAGCTCGGTGACCGCCATCACCGCGGGGGGATATCACTCCCTGGCGCTGCGCTCGGACGGCACCGTGTGGTCCTGGGGTTACAACGGCTCGGGCCAGCTGGGGAACGGGGCGCTCGCGAGCTTGAACGCGCCGGGACCGGTGTCGAACCTGACGGGCGTCGTGTCCATCGCCGCGGGGGACTACCACTCGCTGGCGCTGCGCTCGGACGGCACGGTGCGCGCGTGGGGCTTCAACTTCGATGGCCAGATTGGGGACGGCTCGCTCACCAACCGCCATGTCCCGGTGATGGTCGCGGGCATGAGCGGCGTGGTGTCCGTCATCGCGGGAGACCACCACTCCATGGCGATGCGCTCGGACGGCACCACCTGGGCGTGGGGCGCGAACACGGAAGGGCAGCTCGGGGACGGCACGCGCAACGACAGCATCATCCCCGTGCGGGTGGAGCTGTTCTGA
- the msrB gene encoding peptide-methionine (R)-S-oxide reductase MsrB, with amino-acid sequence MVDKLTLSDAQWRERLTPEEFNVLRKHGTERPGSGCFLGTKTPGTYVCAGCGNPLFKSGTKFESGTGWPSFTQTVGPDSVAEIDDRTYGMVRTEVRCARCDGHLGHVFPDGPPPTGLRYCMNSVAMKHVPEGQPLELVRA; translated from the coding sequence ATGGTCGACAAGCTCACCCTCAGCGATGCGCAGTGGCGCGAGCGGCTGACGCCCGAGGAGTTCAACGTCCTGCGGAAGCACGGCACCGAGCGCCCCGGCTCGGGCTGCTTCCTGGGCACCAAGACACCCGGCACCTATGTGTGCGCCGGGTGTGGCAACCCGCTGTTCAAGTCGGGGACCAAGTTCGAGTCCGGCACGGGCTGGCCGTCCTTCACCCAGACAGTGGGCCCGGACTCCGTCGCGGAAATCGACGACCGCACGTACGGCATGGTGCGCACCGAGGTGCGCTGCGCCCGCTGCGATGGCCACCTGGGGCACGTGTTCCCGGACGGTCCGCCGCCCACGGGGCTGCGCTACTGCATGAACTCGGTGGCGATGAAGCACGTCCCGGAAGGCCAGCCGCTGGAGCTGGTCCGGGCGTAG
- a CDS encoding metal-dependent hydrolase, protein MVNPPDPGRIVPRLNVKFSFDSTFPRVWHHNGLGSTHLWNGLNMLFPEGERFFVRSVNHYLPSLSDAPELRAQVKAFFAQEGKHAREHQDYIELLESQGFVVTGFMRAYHRIVWVFIFRTFPPALRLSITAALEHYTAIMGENTLTLGVFADGHPAMRELIEWHAAEEIEHKAVAFDVLQKVAPGYALRVVGMLAGIVALFGFWFAATLTLLRQERGLGWMGIWRELRRAHRKDPVLVRVLWRGLGEYLRPSFHPLDNDNLDLARAHLSRFDTPRAEAA, encoded by the coding sequence ATGGTCAATCCCCCTGACCCTGGCCGAATCGTTCCAAGATTGAATGTGAAGTTCTCGTTCGATTCCACGTTCCCTCGCGTGTGGCATCACAACGGCTTGGGGTCCACTCACCTCTGGAACGGGCTGAACATGCTCTTCCCGGAGGGCGAGCGTTTCTTCGTCCGCAGCGTCAATCACTATCTCCCCTCGCTGAGTGACGCACCGGAGCTTCGCGCCCAGGTCAAGGCGTTCTTCGCCCAGGAAGGCAAACACGCCCGCGAGCACCAGGACTACATCGAGCTGCTCGAGTCGCAAGGGTTTGTCGTCACCGGCTTCATGCGTGCCTATCACCGCATCGTCTGGGTTTTCATCTTCCGCACCTTCCCGCCCGCCTTGCGTCTGTCCATCACCGCCGCGCTGGAGCACTACACCGCCATCATGGGCGAGAACACGCTGACGCTGGGGGTCTTCGCGGACGGGCATCCGGCGATGCGTGAGCTCATCGAGTGGCATGCGGCGGAGGAGATAGAGCACAAGGCGGTGGCCTTCGACGTGCTCCAGAAGGTGGCGCCGGGCTACGCGCTGCGGGTGGTGGGGATGCTCGCCGGCATCGTCGCGCTGTTCGGTTTCTGGTTCGCCGCGACGCTGACGCTGCTTCGGCAGGAGCGCGGGCTGGGATGGATGGGCATCTGGCGGGAGCTGCGCCGAGCGCACCGGAAGGACCCGGTGCTGGTGCGGGTCCTCTGGCGGGGCCTGGGGGAGTATCTGCGGCCGTCGTTCCATCCGCTGGACAATGACAACCTGGACCTCGCGCGAGCGCACCTGTCGCGGTTCGACACACCGCGTGCAGAAGCCGCGTGA
- a CDS encoding CBS domain-containing protein: MRIFELMTKNVETIEADESLRVAALRMRTCNIGALPVTESGQLVGMLTDRDITVRSTALGQHPEHTRVREAMTTAVITCQPDATLGVAEQLMEDKMVRRLLIVDESRNLLGILSLDDLATVPAEVLRAGSVLEHLRHA, translated from the coding sequence ATGCGGATTTTCGAGCTGATGACGAAGAACGTGGAGACCATCGAAGCCGACGAGTCGCTTCGCGTCGCGGCCCTCAGGATGCGCACGTGCAACATCGGCGCGCTTCCCGTCACCGAGAGCGGGCAGCTCGTGGGCATGCTGACGGACCGGGACATCACCGTCCGGTCGACGGCCCTGGGACAGCATCCGGAGCACACGCGGGTCCGCGAGGCCATGACGACCGCGGTCATCACCTGTCAGCCCGACGCGACGCTCGGGGTCGCCGAGCAGCTCATGGAAGACAAGATGGTGCGCCGGCTGCTCATCGTGGACGAGTCGCGCAACCTGCTGGGCATCCTGAGCCTGGATGACCTGGCCACCGTCCCCGCCGAGGTCCTGCGCGCCGGCTCCGTGCTGGAGCACCTGCGCCACGCGTAG
- the purL gene encoding phosphoribosylformylglycinamidine synthase, which translates to MSSMHFLRGAPVLSEFRLAKLLAQCREQVPSVSSVYAEHVHFLDAPEPLSADEQAMLGRLLEYGPKVPSGERAGSLLLVVPRPGTISPWSSKATDIAHNCGLGAKVRRMERGTAYYVAGPGGAALDAAQVERLQPVLHDRMTQAVLGRMEDAAVLFSEHAPRPLTTVDILGGGRGALATANRELGLALADDEIDYLVARFLELKRNPTDVELMMFAQANSEHCRHKIFNASWTLDGKPQERSLFQAIKNTYAKHKEGVLSAYKDNAAVIEGFEVDRFFPDADSGEWKTVREPAHIMIKVETHNHPTAISPYPGAATGAGGEIRDEGATGRGAKPKAGLTGFTVSHLRIPGFPQPWEQAYGKPDRIVSALDIMIDGPLGGAAFNNEFGRPNLNGYFRSFESQVATPEGVEVRGYHKPIMIAGGLGNIRAPHVQKGQLRPGDKLIVLGGPSMLIGLGGGAASSMAQGTSAADLDFASVQRDNAEMERRCQQVIDLCCALGDKNPIRSIHDVGAGGLSNALPELAHDNALGGTLELRAVPNAEPGMSPLEIWCNEAQERYVLGVAPEDLPRFAAFCERERAPFAVLGDATESQVLKLSDARLGTPPIDLPMDVLFGKPPRMHRDATSRPLALAPLSLPGDVKSMAERVLSHPTVADKSFLITIGDRSVSGLVARDQMVGPWQVAVADCAVTLSTVTSTTGEAMSMGERTPLAVVDAAASARMAVGEALTNIAAARIGKLSDVKLSANWMAAAGSPGEDAQLYAAVHAVGMELCPALGLTIPVGKDSMSMRTVWQDGGERKAVTSPVSLIISAFAPVVDVRQSLTPQLVDVAEDTRLVFIDLARGKQRLGGSVLAQTHAQMGPDVPDVEDPALLSGFFAAVQTLNAEGKLLAYHDRSDGGLWATLCEMAFAGHCGVDVDLAGLGGNAVAALFNEELGAVVQVRASDVARVREVLGQQGLGKDCHELGRPTASLDVRVRQGTQVLLSEGTMDLRRIWSRVSYELQKLRDNPTCAEQEFAAKCDATDPGLSPRLTFDASVDVAAPFVAKGARPRVAVLREQGVNSQQEMAAAFTRAGFLAVDVHMSDILAGRVSLKDFHGVLACGGFSYGDVMGAGGGWAKSILFNPRARDEFAAFFARPDSFGLGICNGCQMMSGLKDIIPGAEHFPRFVRNASEQYEARLGTVEIARTPSLFYQGMEGSRMLIAVAHGEGRAEFSEEAEGVRVNDSGFITTRWVDNRGQIASAYPSNPNGSPHGIAGVTTRDGRFTVTMPHPERVHRTVQYSWRPREWTADEGPWMRMFRNARAWLG; encoded by the coding sequence ATGTCCAGCATGCACTTCCTGCGCGGCGCTCCTGTCCTCTCTGAATTCCGGCTCGCGAAGCTGCTCGCACAGTGCCGCGAGCAGGTGCCCTCCGTGTCGTCCGTCTACGCGGAGCACGTGCACTTCCTCGACGCGCCGGAGCCTCTCTCGGCGGACGAGCAGGCGATGCTCGGCCGTCTCCTGGAGTACGGCCCGAAGGTGCCCTCGGGCGAGCGCGCGGGCAGCCTGCTCCTGGTCGTCCCCCGGCCGGGCACCATCTCCCCGTGGTCCTCGAAGGCGACCGACATCGCCCACAACTGCGGCCTGGGCGCGAAGGTGCGCCGCATGGAGCGCGGCACCGCGTACTACGTCGCGGGGCCGGGCGGCGCGGCGCTGGACGCGGCGCAGGTGGAGCGCCTCCAGCCGGTGCTGCACGACCGGATGACGCAGGCGGTGCTGGGGCGGATGGAGGACGCGGCCGTCCTCTTCTCCGAGCACGCTCCGCGCCCGCTCACCACGGTGGACATCCTGGGCGGTGGCCGAGGGGCGCTGGCGACGGCGAACCGTGAGCTGGGCCTGGCCCTGGCGGATGATGAGATCGACTACCTGGTCGCGCGCTTCCTCGAGCTGAAGCGCAACCCGACGGACGTCGAGCTGATGATGTTCGCGCAGGCCAACAGCGAGCACTGCCGGCACAAGATCTTCAACGCGAGCTGGACGCTGGATGGCAAGCCGCAGGAGCGCTCGCTCTTCCAGGCCATCAAGAACACCTACGCGAAGCACAAGGAGGGCGTGCTCTCCGCGTACAAGGACAACGCGGCGGTCATCGAGGGCTTCGAGGTGGACCGCTTCTTCCCGGACGCCGACTCCGGCGAGTGGAAGACGGTGCGCGAGCCGGCGCACATCATGATCAAGGTGGAGACGCACAACCACCCGACGGCGATTTCACCGTACCCGGGCGCGGCCACGGGCGCGGGCGGCGAGATTCGCGACGAGGGGGCCACCGGCCGAGGCGCGAAGCCCAAGGCGGGCCTGACGGGCTTCACCGTCAGCCACCTGCGCATCCCGGGCTTCCCCCAGCCGTGGGAGCAGGCCTACGGCAAGCCGGACCGCATCGTCTCCGCGCTGGACATCATGATTGACGGGCCGCTGGGCGGCGCCGCGTTCAACAACGAGTTCGGCCGCCCCAACCTCAACGGCTACTTCCGCAGCTTCGAGTCGCAGGTCGCCACGCCCGAGGGCGTGGAGGTGCGCGGCTACCACAAGCCCATCATGATTGCCGGTGGGCTCGGCAACATCCGCGCGCCGCACGTGCAGAAGGGGCAGTTGCGGCCGGGAGACAAGCTCATCGTCCTGGGCGGGCCGTCCATGCTCATCGGCCTGGGCGGTGGCGCGGCGTCCTCCATGGCGCAGGGCACGAGCGCGGCGGACCTCGACTTCGCCTCCGTGCAGCGCGACAACGCGGAGATGGAGCGGCGCTGCCAGCAGGTCATCGACCTGTGCTGCGCGCTGGGCGACAAGAACCCCATCCGCTCCATCCACGACGTGGGCGCGGGCGGCCTGTCCAACGCGCTGCCGGAACTGGCGCACGACAACGCGCTGGGCGGCACGCTGGAGCTGCGCGCGGTGCCCAACGCCGAGCCCGGCATGTCCCCGCTCGAAATCTGGTGCAACGAGGCGCAGGAGCGCTACGTGCTGGGCGTCGCGCCCGAGGACCTGCCTCGCTTCGCGGCCTTCTGTGAGCGCGAGCGCGCGCCATTCGCGGTGCTGGGTGACGCCACCGAGTCCCAGGTCCTGAAGCTGTCCGACGCGCGGCTGGGCACGCCGCCCATCGACCTGCCGATGGACGTGCTCTTCGGCAAGCCGCCGCGCATGCACCGCGACGCGACGTCGCGTCCGCTCGCGCTGGCCCCGCTGTCGCTGCCCGGCGACGTGAAGTCCATGGCCGAGCGCGTGCTGAGCCACCCGACGGTGGCGGACAAGTCCTTCCTCATCACCATCGGCGACCGCTCGGTGTCGGGCCTGGTGGCCAGAGACCAGATGGTGGGCCCGTGGCAGGTCGCCGTTGCGGACTGCGCGGTGACGCTCTCCACCGTGACGAGCACCACCGGCGAGGCGATGTCCATGGGCGAGCGCACGCCGCTGGCCGTGGTGGACGCGGCCGCCTCCGCGCGCATGGCGGTGGGCGAGGCGCTGACGAACATCGCCGCGGCGCGCATCGGCAAGCTGTCCGACGTGAAGCTGTCCGCGAACTGGATGGCTGCGGCCGGCAGCCCTGGCGAGGACGCGCAGCTCTACGCCGCCGTCCACGCGGTGGGCATGGAGCTGTGCCCCGCGCTGGGCCTCACGATTCCAGTGGGCAAGGACTCGATGTCCATGCGCACAGTCTGGCAGGACGGCGGTGAGCGCAAGGCCGTGACGTCTCCGGTGTCGCTCATCATCTCCGCGTTCGCCCCCGTCGTGGACGTGCGCCAGTCGCTCACGCCGCAGCTGGTGGACGTGGCCGAGGACACGCGCCTCGTCTTCATCGACCTGGCGCGCGGCAAGCAGCGACTGGGCGGCTCCGTGCTCGCGCAGACCCACGCGCAGATGGGCCCGGACGTGCCGGACGTGGAGGACCCCGCGCTGCTCAGCGGCTTCTTCGCGGCGGTGCAGACGCTCAACGCCGAGGGCAAGCTCCTGGCCTACCACGACCGCTCCGACGGCGGCCTGTGGGCCACGCTCTGCGAGATGGCCTTCGCGGGCCACTGCGGCGTCGACGTGGACCTCGCGGGCCTGGGCGGAAACGCCGTGGCGGCCCTCTTCAACGAGGAGCTGGGCGCGGTGGTGCAGGTGCGCGCCTCGGATGTGGCGCGCGTGCGCGAGGTGCTGGGCCAGCAAGGGCTGGGGAAGGACTGCCACGAGCTGGGGCGGCCCACGGCCTCGCTGGACGTGCGCGTCCGTCAGGGCACCCAGGTGCTGCTGAGCGAGGGCACCATGGACCTGCGGCGCATCTGGTCCCGCGTCAGCTACGAGCTCCAGAAGCTGCGCGACAACCCCACCTGCGCGGAGCAGGAGTTCGCGGCCAAGTGCGACGCGACGGACCCGGGCCTGTCGCCCCGGCTGACGTTCGACGCCTCGGTGGACGTGGCCGCGCCCTTCGTGGCGAAGGGCGCGCGGCCTCGCGTGGCGGTGCTGCGCGAGCAGGGCGTCAACAGCCAGCAGGAGATGGCGGCGGCCTTCACTCGCGCGGGCTTCCTGGCGGTGGATGTCCACATGAGCGACATCCTCGCCGGCCGCGTGTCGCTGAAGGACTTCCACGGCGTGCTGGCGTGTGGCGGCTTCTCCTACGGCGACGTGATGGGCGCGGGGGGCGGCTGGGCGAAGTCCATCCTCTTCAACCCGCGCGCCCGCGACGAGTTCGCGGCCTTCTTCGCGCGCCCGGACAGCTTCGGCCTGGGCATCTGCAACGGCTGCCAGATGATGTCGGGCCTGAAGGACATCATCCCCGGCGCGGAGCACTTCCCGCGCTTCGTACGCAACGCCTCCGAGCAGTACGAGGCTCGGCTGGGGACGGTGGAGATTGCCCGCACCCCGTCGCTCTTCTACCAGGGCATGGAGGGCAGCCGGATGCTCATCGCCGTGGCGCACGGCGAGGGCCGCGCGGAGTTCTCCGAGGAGGCCGAGGGTGTTCGCGTGAATGACTCGGGCTTCATCACCACGCGCTGGGTGGACAACCGGGGCCAGATTGCCTCGGCGTACCCCTCCAACCCGAACGGCTCGCCCCATGGCATCGCCGGCGTGACGACGCGCGACGGACGCTTCACGGTGACGATGCCGCATCCGGAGCGCGTCCACCGGACGGTGCAGTACTCCTGGCGGCCCCGTGAGTGGACGGCCGACGAGGGGCCCTGGATGCGCATGTTCCGCAACGCTCGCGCCTGGCTGGGCTGA